Within the Methanobacterium sp. BRmetb2 genome, the region AGTTCTAGTAACCAGAAGCGTCTGGGTGGCAGTAGCTCTACATTTAATTATGGATACTAGCGAAGTTGCTTCAATTTTGTATCTATCCCAATCTGAATCCATATTCGCATTCGGAGGAGGTTTATATAGCGTTATTATACTGGGGGTATTCGCACTTTTACTAATCATACTGGGTAAAAATAGTTGGAATAAAGTAAAAGCAGTTAAAATTCATAATTAATCCCTAATTTATTCAATAGTTTAATAACAACTAGAATTATTGATAAAAAATCTTAAAATTAATTTAGGCGAGATTTGGGCATAACTATTTAATGTTCTTTTTATAAAATAGAATATAAGTTTAGATATTTATAAAAATTTATAAAAGATTAAAATAGTTCTTTGGAACTATCATGTAAAATAATGGTATTAATAATATTCGAATTCCCAAAAAAAAGATTTTTAGGTTTTTGATATACCGTGGAGGTATAAAATGCGCCAAACATTAAGTTCATTTAAAGATTATCTTCCTATTAAAAAAGGAAATTCTAAAGATAAAAATGTGGGATTACTAATAGATGGTCCCAACATGCTCAGAAGGGAATTTGATCTTGACTTGGATTTGGTAAAAGATATTTTGGGGGAATATGGAAATATAAGAGTTGTTAAAGTATTTTTAAATCAATATGCATCAGATAAATTAATAGAAGCTGTCACCAATGAAGGATTCTCCCCTATAGTAGTTGCGGGGGAAACAGATGTTCACATTGCCGTGGAAGCATATGAACTTATTCACAACCCTAATATTGATATAATTGCATTAATGACACGAGATGTGGATTTTTTCCCATTAATTAGTATAGCTAAAGAAAATGGTAAAGAAACTATTGTTCTTGGGGCCGAACCTGGTTTCAGTACTGCTCTTAAAAATTCTGCAGATAGTGCCATAATCTTAAATCCGCCTAAACCACATAAAACAGTATAAACCTCGTTTTTAGAATATATCTGTGGTTTAATACATTTTTTCTCTTTTTTTAATAAATTTAAAGTAATGTTGAATTTCTAAATTACAATAAATAACTATATTAAGAATCAGTTGATTTATATAAATTCAAGTGACCATTATGGATACTAATAATCTAATGAGAAACTTGAAGATATTTATTGTAATTGCATTTATTATTGGACTTATTGCTGCTCTATTTTATTTAGGTTATGGATTTTTTATAATCTGGCAAGGTATGGCCGCCGGAATTATAATTGGATTGTTATTAATTCTGGTTTTAATACTTTTAGGCATTTGCATATATTTATGGTTGAAAAATCTGTGGACAAAAAGAGAGTATAAAAAGTTGGAATATCAGTTAAACAGATGCCAAACCGAGTTAAAACACGAAAAGGCAAAAAAAGCAGAACAGCTTGAAATTTCAATTGAAGAATAACGATTCTCTATATAATTAATTTTAATTAAAGAATAAGAGTCTATAAGGATAAAATGGCTAAATTCATTGAAATTGAATCAAAAAGCATCCTTTATCGTCATAACTTTAAAGACAACTGGTTTTGGATGAGATATGCTATTAATCCCTACCGTGGATGTGAATTTGCATGTACCTACTGTGACGCCTTAACTGATAAGTATCTGATTCACAAAGATTATCGAAATTTTGCAAAGGAAATATTTGTCAAAAAGAATGCACCCAATATCCTAAAAAGAGATATAAAAAGATTTAAACCCGATGTTGTGGGTTTATCTGGTGTAACTGATCCTTATCAGCCCGCAGAGAAAAATTATCTATTATCCCGCCGAATTCTAGAGATTTTAAGAGATAATCAGTTCCCAGTGCACATTGCCACTAAAAGCGACTTAGTTTTGAGAGATATGGACATATTAAAAGATATATCTAAAAATTCATGGTGTACTGTTTCTTTTACGATTATTACATTTGATGAAAACATTTTACCCTACCTTGAACCAGCAGCAACCCGCCCTAAAAAAAGGTTATCAGCAATAAAAAAGCTAAAAAAAGAAGGAATAATGGTGGGAGTTAATTTCATCCCTATTATTCCTTACCTTTTAGATAATCCGGATAATATTGAAAATGTTATAAAAAAATCATCTAAATATGTGGATTACATAATTATAGGTTCTGGTATGACTTTACGCTCTAATCAGAGAATTCGATTTATGAAATTACTTGAAAATAAATTTCCTGAGCTTGTTGAAGAGTACAATAGCATGTATACAAATAGGACTGATCCTCCCCATCAATACAAATTAAAAATAAACAATTTAGCTTTGAAATTCTGTAAAAAATATGGGATACAGAATTTTATTGATCCACCTGATTTTAAAGTAAAATCTCATCAAAGAACACTTATACCCACTGAGGATTATGTAAAATTTAATCGTGACGTGGCACAACATCTGCTGCTTATTGCATTTTTTAAAGAGTTTAAATCTGGATATACTGGTTCAAACTGGAATTACCATAAAGCTGCTGAAAACATTGAGAATTTAAATGGAAGTATCCGTAAATATTATGATAAAAGAAGATTAAAGGAAATTCCTGGTGTGGGAGAACAAATAGAAAATATTATTGAAGATTTTATTTTTAATGGTAAAAGTTCAGTGCTGGAAAGAGAAATGTCTTTATGATAAGATATTGCATAAATTGTAGTGAGGTCTTATTATGGAGATAAATGAAAAAGAAGTTCCAGAAATGCAAGTTGCATATATTTTCCACACCGGACCACCGGAAGCCATGCCAGAATTGATTGGGAAAGTAGTAGGATGGGTTATGGAGAAAGGGTTACAGATAGTTGGTCCGCCATTTGGTATATACTATAACAGCCCTGCAGAAGTTGGTATGGAAAATATGCAGTATGACGTGGGAATTGCTGTAGTCGGAGAAGTTGCAGAAGAGGGAGAAGTAAAAATCAAAAAACTTCCCCAGAGAACTGTTCTTTCAACCATACATAAAGGGTCTTACCATGATGTGGCACCGGTATATGCAATGGTCTACGAATATTCAGTGAAAAATGGCTATGCTATGACTGGAGCGCCCATGGAGATCTACCTGAACGATCCTATGGAAGTTCCAGAAAGTGAATGGTTAACTGAAATTCAATTTCCAGTCCAGAAAATTGAATAAAAATTTAATTTTTAGTTAAAGATTAACATCTTTTATTTTTTTTATCTATTTTTTTCAGCAATTTTCTTAAACGAATCTGCTATATAATTGATCTGCTCTTGGGAAAATCCGTAGACACTGCATTTGAACCATTTGGTTTGGCCTCGCTTAACTCCCACTATATTCCTCTTTTTCAGCTCTTCATATAAAAAAAACCCTTTTCTTGGATGAGTTTGGGCTATTTCGTCAAATCCCGGAGTTTCAAATCTTACAAGATCATGTTCTGTTGGTTTAAGTCCAATCTGAGTTACACCATCTATTTCCTCCATGCTTCTAACGAAATTTCTACTTTTTTCAAGTTCCACGTCCCATGCATTAACCCTTGCTATTACATGGGGAAGGGAGGCCATCAGGGTTGCCACTGGGGCTCCTCTGCTGGTACAACCTAACATTTCAAGTTCCTTGACTTCATGTCTTTTAGATCTTTTAAGTACTGTTTCGGCCCACTCTTCTTTCATCCCTAAAACACCAATTGGACCTGAGGCAGCCATGCTTTTATGTCCACTTCCCACTACAAAATCAACATTTAACTTTTTTGCATCTATGGGAAGTCTTCCCATGGAATATGCACAGTTTAAAAGGAGTGGAATATTGTTATCTCCAGCAATTTTACCTATTTTGGCAGCATCAGTTAAGTTACCATAATCACCATCTACATGGGTTAACACTGCTAATTTAATGTCCTGACCTTTATCAATTTCACTTTCCAATACTTCCCTGTATTTTTCAGGGGTTACTGCATATTCTGGATGCGAAGTGTTTGGAACTTCAATTAGTTCCAGTCCGCATCTTTCTGCTCCTAGATGGGTGGTGTAATGGGCATTGCCGTCAACAATTATGGTATCTCCAGGATCACATAGGGCATGCATCACTGCAAATTTACCTTCTCTAGCCCCGTGTACAGTTCTGGCCACATCTACATTAATAAATTTAGCCAAATCGTCTAGAAATGAGGATATTGCTGGTTTAGTCACCTGGTCCAGGCGTCCGGCACAGTAGTCGCAGACACTGTAACCATCTGAAAACTCGTAAAGGGCAACTCTTGCCTCTTTAGGTAGTACTCCCCCACGTTGTAATGGATTTAGGTTTAAATTTCTCCTTTCAGTGGCCCTATTGAGCCCGTAATCTTGACATTCCATATAATCACCACAAAACAATGTTTTTTATAAACTTTCTGTAAAAATTGAATAAATTAGGAAATATTATACATCTTCATGTTTTATTCTATTTGAATTGATAAATAAATTATCACCATAAAATAATTTTTTTAATATGTCTCTATGAATTGAATCCCGATTTTCTTTAGTTATTTCAAATATTTTCACATCATCCCTATTTTTTAACTTTAAGATAAATGGGTTTCTGGATTTTTTATGTATAACTGCAATAACCGTTTTTGGACTATCAAATGCTTCTGAAACTGCCCTGCAAAAATTCTGGCTGTGTAATTCCATAGGGGCAATTTCATCAATTAATATGAAATCCGCCTGATCTAAAGCTTGGTAGATTGCTGATGTACCAATATCATCTAAATCTGACAAATTTACCCTATATTTACCTACACGTGGCCCTTTACAGTTTATATGGGATAGAATACCTTCAGTTCTGGTCATTAAGTTAATTATTTTAAATCCTACTCTCTGTCGATTTATGCGTATTTCAGGGCAATATAATCCACCAATTCTATAATCATTATCCTGGAGATGGTGCTGTATCTGGGTTAAGACCGTGGTTTTTCCAACTCCCGGGGTTCCAGTTAATAATATATTCATCTAATCATCTTTCTAATTTCATTAATTTAATGTATTATATATTAAAAATGCCATTGTCAAATTTGTAGATTATTCATTAGTGTATAACGTTGGTTAGTCCTAAACTTTTAGCATATTTAACTGCTTCCCTTATTTCATCGGGATAAACGTATCTTCGCAGTTCCTCATAATCGTTCGCCTTGTAAAGCGGTCGGTACTGACCCATAATATTTACAACTGTGTCTTTTTTAAGATTTTGAGCTATCCACTCTAATAATGGTTTAGTGCAACATTCAAGGTGATTAGGTAAAACCAAATGTCTGATTATTAAATCCCCACTTTTTTCTGCCATTTTGTGATTTCTCCTTACAACTTCCCAGTAATTATCTATTTTAGAGAGTCTCTTTGCACATTCGTCATTTCCATATTTAAAATCAGTTAAAAAGAGATCAATAAAGCCATCCAACAATTTCATAGCTTCCATGGACATGTAGAAATTGCTGTTCCAGACCACAGGAATGTTTTCTTCAACAAGATTCATAGTTTTTAAGATGTATGGTAAATTAGGAGTGGGATCGCCCCCTACAAAATTCACATTCCGTGACCCGTGCTTTCTATTTTTGTCAATAATCTCTGCTAAATCCTCTGGTCTTACCTGAATACCAGCAAGTGGATTTTGACTGATATCATAATTCTGGCAGAAAACACATTGAAAATTACATCCTGAGAAAAATATGGTGTGACTGGGTACCAACACTCTTTCTTCGCCTGTGTGAATAAACTGGGACGCAATTCTGGGGTTTTTAACACCACAGCTCCCCTTAATAAGATTGCGATTAATATTACATCTTCTCTCACATAAATGGCAGTTTTCCCGTATTTTTTCTGCAATTTCTATTTTTAAATCCAGAAAAGAAAAATCTGCCTTTTCAATCTTTTTATGTGCTAAATCTCCATATAAATCTATAAATTTATCTCTTACCTCTTCATGTTCTCTCCAGAGTTGATCTATATCATTGTCAAAAGCAGTTTTTATTTTAGATGATACTTTGGATTTGGAGAGTTTTTTATTTAACATTACCTGAAAGTAATGAGATAATGAATCTTCTATTTTCTTATTTTCCAGCATAATAACCTATAAAACTTTATCCTACCACCCTTAGTTTGGTGTGAATACGAGGAGTTATGAATGGCCCCAGCTGACGAGTTTCTTTAGAGATTGAAGAGGAATTTTTAAGCACTTGGAATATGTTTCCAGATATCATGGCCTTTTTAATGGGATGTTTTATTTTGCCTTTTTCAATTTTAAAGGCGTTGTTAGTCTCTACTGAAAAGTCTCCAGATATAGGGTTGGCTGTATGGGCCCCTAGAACATCTGTCACCAATAATCCTTCTTTAACATCTGAAATTTCAAGAGAATCCGTATAATCCATGACAAAATTGGTTAAACTAACATTGGGAGTATCTGAAAAAGAGGCTCTCATTCCGTTACCTGTGCTTTGAGTGTTTCCTTTTTTGGCAGTGTAGAGATCATAGACAAAGTTTTTTAGTTCTCCTTTTTCTATGATTGTGGTTTTTTGGGAAGGTGAACCTTCATCATCGCATTTTGAAGTACCGAGCCCTTGTTTTATGGTTCCATCATCATAAATGCTCAAATTAGGAGAAACTACTTCTTGCCCAATTTTATCAGCCAATAGTGACCTTCCTCTTTGCACATTATCAGCATTTATTGAATGGGTGAATGTGGAAAGCAAACCAGAAGCCGCGTGATAATCTAATACTACTTCTAAATCTTTTGTTTCAACAGGTTTACCTCCCGCAGAGTTTCTGGCAATTCCAGATGCTTGGCAGGCAATCCACTCAGGATCTATATCCATATACCTGGAAGCATCTGACTCGTAGGCCGTGGATATTTCATCATTTTCGTAGTTTACAGATATGTATCCATAAAATGCCGTGGATTTATCTTTACAGTTTATTCCTTCAGAATTTTTAACTAAACTCTCTAAACATCTTGCAGAGAATCCACCAGAAGTTGGTTGGCATTTCTCATCCTGAGCCGTGCTGATCATGGATTTGGCAAATTCAATTGAATCATCTAATTCCAGAGTTTCTATTTTAGAGTCATAGGTTCCTTCTACTTTTTTATATTCCGATTTTGTGGCGAAAGAATAATTTTCATCTTTTATGTTGGCCTGGGCATTAAAAACAGCTTTTTCGACCATTAAATTTAGTTTATCCATGTTGCTGGTGTAAGAAAAACCCATCTTATCATCTATGATTACTCTAACACCTGCTCCCAACACGTATAACTCTTTGGCAAAGTCAACATTGTCTTTTTGAATATCTATATCCCAATTCTTTTCCTTTTCAACATAAACCTCAGCAAGATCAGCATGTTTAAGTGCAAGATCTAAGGTTTGATTGGCTACATCGTCTAACATATAGAAACCCTCATTATCAAAAATTTTCTCAAATTATTCCAATCTATTTTTTAAATTATTTTAATAGTTTAAAATGTAAATTATTAATTATAAAACGAATTTATGAATGGCCTCTGCAGCTCCATCCCCATAATAACTGGTGGTTACATAGTCAGCTATATCTTTTAGTTCCGGGTTGGCATTGGCAACTGCCACCTTAAAACCTGCTACTTCTAGAAATTCCATATCGTTCTCGCTGTCTCCAATGGCTATAATATCATGAACATTAATTCCTAAGTCCTCTGCCACCATCTTAAGTGAAGACCCTTTACTAACAGCCGGGTCAGTTAAATGAATAGCGAATTTTGAATCATATATTTTAATTTCAAAGTCTTTTAATGTTTCTTTAATAATCTCAACTGGAATTTTTCTCGTTAAAGCAATTTCAGATATCCTATGACTGGATAGATCTACTTTTTCCACATCGTGTTTGGATTTTAGATAATTATATGCATTTTCACATTTAGAAAAATCACCCAGTACCTTTCGACCTTTAGGCGTTTCTATAATTCCACCGTTTTCAGCCACCAAACCTCCGGTAGTTCCAAGTAGTGTTGAAATCATTTTTGAACTGCACAACATGTTTCCGGTGACAATAATAACTGGAATCCCACTATCTTCTGCCTGGTGAATTGCTTTAATGGCACTTACACATGCTCTTCTATTTTTATTGGTAATTGTGCCGTCCACATCCAGAGCTATGGCCTTCATCATTTACCTCGTTATAGTTATATAGTAAACTGTATCAAAACACTGCATTGGAGGTTGAAATGTTATAGGGAACCGTATCTAAATGCTATGTTACATGTCCCTTCTTTACTAACCATGCACGCGCCTATAGGATTCATAGGTGTGCACTCTTTTTTGAAAAGTTTGCATTCCTCTGGTCTGGCCACTCCCCGCAGTATTGGGCCACAGATACATCCAGTTACAACATCTTCACCCTTTTCTATGTTAATATCAAATTTTTCACGGGCATTGAAATCTACAAATTCATCCCGTATCTCGTATACAGAATCTGGTATGTCAGGAAAACCTCTCCACTCGCGGGTCCTTATGTAAAATACTTCATCTAAGAGTTTTTGTGCCTTTACATTACCTTCTTCTCTTACTGCTCTCTTGTATTCGTTTTGAACCTCTGCTTTCCCATTTTTAAGCTGTTTTAATATCATGTAAATTGCTATTAGAACGTCAAATGGGTTGAATCCCGCCACTACCTGGGGTATGTTGTATTTTTCAGAAAACGGTAGGTAAGGCCAGGTCCCGATTATAGTTGAAACGTGACCTGGTTCGATTAAAGCTGTGAGATTTACTTCTCCAGATTCAATGAGGAATTTTAGTGCGGGGGGAATTAATCTGTGACATGATAGTACTGAAAAGTTTTCTGGAGGCCCTGAAACTATCTCTGATGCAGTGGTAGGGGCTGTGGTTTCAAAACCTGCTGCCATAAATACTACTTCATTATCAATTTTTTGGGCAATATCAACTGCGTTGTTTACTCCATAGACCACTCTTACATCAGCACCTTCTGCCCGGGCATCGGCCAGGGTTCCCTTTGATCCTGGAACCCTTAACATGTCCCCAAAAGTGGTTATAGTAACACCTTTTCTGGCAAGTTCTAAGCATTCGTCAATTTCTCGGGAGGGAACACAACAAACTGGACATCCTGGTCCTGCCACTACTTCTACTTCTTTTGGTATTAAAGACCTTATACCGTGCTGCATTATGGTGTGTTCGTGTGATCCGCAGACGTGCATTATTTTGACTGGTTGAGCAATTTCTTCTATACGTTGTACTATTTCTCTGGATAGATTTTTCATGATGTCACCAATTATCTTGAATATAAATTGTTTATATGATTTGCATAATATACTTTGCAATAGCTGATCCTATAAACCCTCAATAATAAGATCAATTCTAAAAAAAATTTAAGATCATAAAAATTTAATTATCCTTTATAATTCATAGATATGTATCAACTTGAATGATTTACTCAAAAGGTGAAAAAAATGGACTATGAAATTTTATATCAACCATCCTATGCCCTACTCAAATTAGATTTAGAAACATCTGAACAAGTAAATGCTGAAGCTGGCGCGTTGGTAAGTATGTCCAGTGGAATTTCAATTGAAACTGGAATGAAAGGCGGACTTTTCGGTGGTTTAAAAAGAAGTTTGGTTGGGGGAGAAAGTTTCTTTATAAATAAATTTACAGCAGAATCTCCAGGAGAGATAACAATGGCCCCGCCACTACCTGGTGATATCCATGCCATGGACCTAAATGATCAGGTAATATTTGTTCAATCTGGATCA harbors:
- a CDS encoding hydrogenase formation protein HypD; the protein is MKNLSREIVQRIEEIAQPVKIMHVCGSHEHTIMQHGIRSLIPKEVEVVAGPGCPVCCVPSREIDECLELARKGVTITTFGDMLRVPGSKGTLADARAEGADVRVVYGVNNAVDIAQKIDNEVVFMAAGFETTAPTTASEIVSGPPENFSVLSCHRLIPPALKFLIESGEVNLTALIEPGHVSTIIGTWPYLPFSEKYNIPQVVAGFNPFDVLIAIYMILKQLKNGKAEVQNEYKRAVREEGNVKAQKLLDEVFYIRTREWRGFPDIPDSVYEIRDEFVDFNAREKFDINIEKGEDVVTGCICGPILRGVARPEECKLFKKECTPMNPIGACMVSKEGTCNIAFRYGSL
- the pscS gene encoding O-phospho-L-seryl-tRNA:Cys-tRNA synthase, with the protein product MECQDYGLNRATERRNLNLNPLQRGGVLPKEARVALYEFSDGYSVCDYCAGRLDQVTKPAISSFLDDLAKFINVDVARTVHGAREGKFAVMHALCDPGDTIIVDGNAHYTTHLGAERCGLELIEVPNTSHPEYAVTPEKYREVLESEIDKGQDIKLAVLTHVDGDYGNLTDAAKIGKIAGDNNIPLLLNCAYSMGRLPIDAKKLNVDFVVGSGHKSMAASGPIGVLGMKEEWAETVLKRSKRHEVKELEMLGCTSRGAPVATLMASLPHVIARVNAWDVELEKSRNFVRSMEEIDGVTQIGLKPTEHDLVRFETPGFDEIAQTHPRKGFFLYEELKKRNIVGVKRGQTKWFKCSVYGFSQEQINYIADSFKKIAEKNR
- a CDS encoding AraC family transcriptional regulator, with protein sequence MEINEKEVPEMQVAYIFHTGPPEAMPELIGKVVGWVMEKGLQIVGPPFGIYYNSPAEVGMENMQYDVGIAVVGEVAEEGEVKIKKLPQRTVLSTIHKGSYHDVAPVYAMVYEYSVKNGYAMTGAPMEIYLNDPMEVPESEWLTEIQFPVQKIE
- a CDS encoding radical SAM protein codes for the protein MLNKKLSKSKVSSKIKTAFDNDIDQLWREHEEVRDKFIDLYGDLAHKKIEKADFSFLDLKIEIAEKIRENCHLCERRCNINRNLIKGSCGVKNPRIASQFIHTGEERVLVPSHTIFFSGCNFQCVFCQNYDISQNPLAGIQVRPEDLAEIIDKNRKHGSRNVNFVGGDPTPNLPYILKTMNLVEENIPVVWNSNFYMSMEAMKLLDGFIDLFLTDFKYGNDECAKRLSKIDNYWEVVRRNHKMAEKSGDLIIRHLVLPNHLECCTKPLLEWIAQNLKKDTVVNIMGQYRPLYKANDYEELRRYVYPDEIREAVKYAKSLGLTNVIH
- a CDS encoding nucleoside triphosphatase, which gives rise to MNILLTGTPGVGKTTVLTQIQHHLQDNDYRIGGLYCPEIRINRQRVGFKIINLMTRTEGILSHINCKGPRVGKYRVNLSDLDDIGTSAIYQALDQADFILIDEIAPMELHSQNFCRAVSEAFDSPKTVIAVIHKKSRNPFILKLKNRDDVKIFEITKENRDSIHRDILKKLFYGDNLFINSNRIKHEDV
- a CDS encoding phosphoglycolate phosphatase, with amino-acid sequence MMKAIALDVDGTITNKNRRACVSAIKAIHQAEDSGIPVIIVTGNMLCSSKMISTLLGTTGGLVAENGGIIETPKGRKVLGDFSKCENAYNYLKSKHDVEKVDLSSHRISEIALTRKIPVEIIKETLKDFEIKIYDSKFAIHLTDPAVSKGSSLKMVAEDLGINVHDIIAIGDSENDMEFLEVAGFKVAVANANPELKDIADYVTTSYYGDGAAEAIHKFVL
- a CDS encoding TIGR00288 family protein, with translation MRQTLSSFKDYLPIKKGNSKDKNVGLLIDGPNMLRREFDLDLDLVKDILGEYGNIRVVKVFLNQYASDKLIEAVTNEGFSPIVVAGETDVHIAVEAYELIHNPNIDIIALMTRDVDFFPLISIAKENGKETIVLGAEPGFSTALKNSADSAIILNPPKPHKTV
- a CDS encoding peptidase → MLDDVANQTLDLALKHADLAEVYVEKEKNWDIDIQKDNVDFAKELYVLGAGVRVIIDDKMGFSYTSNMDKLNLMVEKAVFNAQANIKDENYSFATKSEYKKVEGTYDSKIETLELDDSIEFAKSMISTAQDEKCQPTSGGFSARCLESLVKNSEGINCKDKSTAFYGYISVNYENDEISTAYESDASRYMDIDPEWIACQASGIARNSAGGKPVETKDLEVVLDYHAASGLLSTFTHSINADNVQRGRSLLADKIGQEVVSPNLSIYDDGTIKQGLGTSKCDDEGSPSQKTTIIEKGELKNFVYDLYTAKKGNTQSTGNGMRASFSDTPNVSLTNFVMDYTDSLEISDVKEGLLVTDVLGAHTANPISGDFSVETNNAFKIEKGKIKHPIKKAMISGNIFQVLKNSSSISKETRQLGPFITPRIHTKLRVVG